A portion of the Amia ocellicauda isolate fAmiCal2 chromosome 22, fAmiCal2.hap1, whole genome shotgun sequence genome contains these proteins:
- the ssh2a gene encoding protein phosphatase Slingshot homolog 2 isoform X1, with protein sequence MTLGALPAGVRSVAGSVCACCGAKMMPYFSENAVISQNKINQLISESFLTVKGAALFLPRGNGSTSPSPTAPSRVSQRRNKHAGDLQQHLQTMFTLLRPEDNIRLAVRLESAYPQCTRYMVVVSTNGRQDTEESIVLGMDFARDSSSCTVGLVLPLWSDTLIHLDGDGGFSVSTVNRVHVFKPVSVQAMWSALQSLHKACEVARCHNYYPGSLFLTWVSYYHSRITSDQVCINEWNAMQDVQSHRADSPVLFTDVPTERERTERLIKTRLREIMMQKDLENVTSKEIRTELEMQMTCNLREFKEFIDNEMIVILGQMDSPTEIFDHVFLGSEWNASNLEELQNSGVRYILNVTREIDNFFPGMFEYHNIRVYDEEATDLLAYWNDTYKFISKAKKAGAKCLVHCKMGVSRSASTVIAYAMKEYGWDLGRAFDYVKERRAVTKPNPSFMRQLEEYQGILLASKQRHNKLWRSHSDSDLSDLHEPLCKQQHSLGPRDTHNNNNNTPSLEHLLGMAVLQALTGSPGRADPDADPASPTLRDPFLEQHASNGLCELPLSAAGNPPPPSSPLQTSRSLPLPAKPRASTLHQERTDNSPLGPELKLDALPLPMIHVENTRAASPLPERKDSLHLPILVPDLMGNSQVVPEPGSARLQLALGEGAPNSPVSPETPMAVSPLSPLPAAHAAGLQASDDDDDDNNNNAAPPPSASSSLSTDSIDFFSAREKFLELSQDARARALSTAASAAHPEEQAASRTPHSRGPSQELPLPEDPSAIPPAEELPKDPLAPEAGCAVPRSQSENSVSVRDIVTELESITHPPLPPLVAAQRRSTGGGDSGEPSPPLLPPADLAPAAVEPQDCPSPQPAPKWPCGSVRRVTKELEQRLKQELDSPPPRRHSNPEPAPSADPARPGHGTPPSPHASPPPSPRTAAPVTHRPVSPAAWQASLEELEVFTAREEVENRDSTPTPDLCVCPEAGTDSFLPSCPQPPLPFLLLEGATENCSETDAPPAQAPPRLQRSTEELWRIQETLQELRAFLCEAGGRGGGAGAGEGTPGKVRQRTLEIEARIRQAGLTPPSLMKRSASLAKLGCLELSADDLSEWDPHRLCPAGPQQPRDPPEDASKKQRVVPRREPPPPRPSACLREQPSLPTSPLRAPASPERGEGFSLNTGDAPPPAPCLGALAARQQHGRTHPLRRLRKSGDKKRTASSLYNTM encoded by the exons ATGACCCTTGGTGCTCTGCCCGCTGGAGTGAGGTCTGTGGCCGGCTCCGTGTGCGCCTGTTGCGGGGCGAAGATGATGCCCTACTTCTCTGAAAACGCCGTGATTTCGCAAAACAAGATCAACCAGCT CATCAGCGAGAGCTTTCTGACTGTGAAAGGGGCTGCCCTCTTCCTGCCCCGCGGGAATGGCTCCACCTCCCCGTCCCCCACTGCCCCCTCCCGCGTCAGCCAGCGCCGCAACAAGCATGCAG GTGACCTCCAGCAGCACCTGCAGACAATGTTCACCCTGCTGAGGCCTGAGGACAACATCAGACTG gcagtACGGTTGGAGAGTGCCTATCCCCAGTGCACACGGTACATGGTGGTTGTGTCCACGAACGGCCGGCAGGACACTGAGGAGAGCATCGTACTGGGGATGGACTTCGCCCGGGACAG CAGCTCCTGCACCGTGGGGCTGGTCCTGCCCCTGTGGAGTGACACTCTCATCCACCTGGACGGAGACGG GGGCTTCAGCGTGTCAACAGTGAACCGCGTCCATGTGTTCAAGCCAGTGTCCGTGCAGGCCATGTG GTCGGCCCTGCAGTCCCTCCACAAGGCCTGTGAAGTGGCACGCTGCCACAACTACTACCCCGGCAGCCTGTTCCTCACCTGGGTCAGCTACTACCACAGCCGCATCACCTCGGACCAGGTCTGCATCAACGAGTGGAACGCCATGCAGGATGTGCAGTCGCACCGCGCCGACTCCCCCGTGCTCTTCACAGACGT CCCCACGGAGAGAGAGCGCACAGAGAGGCTGATCAAGACACGCCTGCGAGAGATCATGATGCAGAAGGACCTGGAGAACGTCACCTCTAAAGAG ATCCGCACAGAGCTGGAGATGCAGATGACATGTAACCTGCGTGAGTTCAAGGAGTTCATCGACAACGAGATGATAGTCATCCTGGGCCAGATGGACAGTCCCACAGAGATCTTCGACCACGTCTTCCTG GGTTCGGAGTGGAATGCGTCCAATCTGGAGGAACTGCAGAACAGCGG GGTGCGATACATCCTGAACGTTACACGGGAGATCGATAACTTCTTCCCCGGGATGTTCGAGTATCACAACATCCGTGTGTACGACGAGGAGGCCACTGACCTGCTGGCCTACTGGAATGACACGTACAAGTTCATTTCCAAAGCCAa GAAGGCGGGGGCGAAGTGTCTGGTGCATTGCAAGATGGGCGTGAGCCGCTCGGCCTCCACGGTGATCGCCTACGCCATGAAGGAGTACGGCTGGGACCTTGGCCGCGCCTTCGACTACGTCAAGGAGCGCCGCGCTGTCACCAAGCCCAACCCCTCCTTCATGCGCCAGCTGGAAGAGTACCAAGGCATCCTACTGGCCAG caaACAGAGGCACAACAAGCTGTGGCGCTCTCATTCGGACAGTGACCTCTCGGACCTCCACGAGCCCCTGTGCAAGCAGCAGCACAGCCTGGGCCCCAGGGAtacccacaacaacaacaacaacaccccGTCGCTGGAGCACTTACTGGGCATGGCGGTGCTGCAGGCTCTCACGGGCTCCCCTGGCAGGGCGGACCCCGACGCAGACCCTGCTTCGCCCACCCTCCGGGACCCCTTCCTAGAGCAGCACGCCTCCAACGGCCTGTGTGAGCTCCCCCTGTCGGCCGCCGGGAACCCGCCTCCGCCCTCCTCCCCTCTGCAGACTAGCCGCTCGCTGCCGCTGCCTGCCAAGCCTCGGGCCTCCACCCTGCACCAGGAGAGGACAGACAACTCGCCCCTGGGTCCTGAACTGAAGCTGGACGCTCTGCCGCTGCCCATGATCCACGTGGAGAACACACGGGCGGCCAGCCCCCTGCCTGAACGCAAAGACTCTCTGCACCTGCCCATCCTTGTGCCCGACCTGATGGGGAACTCTCAGGTTGTCCCCGAGCCTGGCTCAGCCCGGCTGCAGCTTGCCCTGGGGGAGGGGGCTCCGAACAGTCCAGTGTCTCCCGAGACGCCCATGGCTGTCAGCCCCCTCAGCCCCCTCCCCGCCGCCCACGCCGCAGGACTCCAGGCTAGcgacgacgacgacgatgacaacaacaacaatgccgCCCCGCCCCCCTCCGCCTCCTCCAGCCTCAGCACGGATAGCATTGACTTCTTCAGCGCCCGTGAGAAGTTCCTTGAGCTGTCCCAGGACGCCCGTGCCCGCGCTCTCTCCACTGCCGCCTCAGCCGCCCACCCCGAAGAGCAGGCAGCCAGCCGGACGCCTCACTCCAGGGGTCCTAGCCAGGAGCTGCCTCTCCCTGAGGACCCAAGTGCCATACCCCCTGCAGAGGAACTGCCCAAG GATCCCCTGGCACCAGAGGCAGGCTGTGCCGTGCCGCGCTCGCAGTCTGAGAACAGCGTCTCGGTGCGGGACATCGTGACGGAACTGGAGTCCATCACCCACCCGCCCCTGCCTCCCCTGGTGGCCGCCCAGCGCAGGAGCACCGGGGGTGGGGACTCCGGGGAGCCCAGCCCCCCGCTCCTCCCGCCCGCAGACCTGGCCCCTGCTGCGGTGGAGCCCCAGGACTGCCCCAGCCCCCAGCCTGCCCCCAAGTGGCCATGCGGGTCAGTGCGGCGAGTGACCAAGGAGCTGGAACAGCGGCTGAAACAGGAGCTGGACTCCCCCCCGCCGCGACGGCACTCGAATCCCGAGCCCGCCCCCTCTGCCGACCCCGCCCGGCCCGGCCACGGCACGCCACCCTCGCCCCACGCCAGCCCCCCGCCCTCACCCAGGACAGCAGCCCCTGTCACACACAGGCCCGTCAGCCCAGCCGCCTGGCAAGCCTCCCTGGAAGAGCTGGAGGTGTTCACTGCGCGGGAGGAGGTGGAGAACAGAGACTCGACCCCCACGCCCgatctgtgtgtgtgcccaGAGGCTGGCACGGACTCCTTCCTGCCTTCCTGCCCCCAACCGCCCCTGCCCTTCCTGCTGCTGGAGGGGGCGACTGAGAACTGCAGTGAAACGGACGCCCCACCAGCACAGGCCCCTCCCCGGCTCCAGCGCAGCACCGAGGAGCTGTGGAGGATCCAGGAGACGCTGCAGGAGCTGCGGGCCTTCCTGTGCGAggcggggggccgggggggcgGGGCCGGGGCTGGGGAGGGCACCCCAGGGAAGGTGAGGCAGCGTACCCTGGAGATTGAGGCCCGGATCAGGCAGGCCGGCCTCACGCCCCCCTCCCTCATGAAACGCTCCGCCTCCCTGGCCAAGCTGGGCTGCCTGGAGCTCTCCGCCGATGACCTGTCAGAGTGGGACCCCCACAGACTGTGCCCCGCCGGCCCCCAGCAGCCCAGGGACCCCCCCGAGGACGCCTCCAAGAAGCAGCGCGTGGTGCCCCGGCGCGAgcccccgcccccccgccccAGCGCCTGTCTCAGGGAGCAGCCCAGCCTGCCCACCTCTCCGCTCCGCGCCCCGGCCTCCCCAGAGAGGGGCGAGGGGTTTTCTCTCAACACTGGAGACGCCCCGCCCCCGGCCCCGTGTCTCGGCGCCCTTGCGGCCAGGCAGCAGCACGGCAGGACGCACCCCCTGCGGAGGCTGAGGAAGAGCGGCGACAAGAAACGGACTGCCAGCTCTCTGTACAACACCATGTGA
- the ssh2a gene encoding protein phosphatase Slingshot homolog 2 isoform X2 — protein sequence MTLGALPAGVRSVAGSVCACCGAKMMPYFSENAVISQNKINQLISESFLTVKGAALFLPRGNGSTSPSPTAPSRVSQRRNKHAGDLQQHLQTMFTLLRPEDNIRLAVRLESAYPQCTRYMVVVSTNGRQDTEESIVLGMDFARDSSCTVGLVLPLWSDTLIHLDGDGGFSVSTVNRVHVFKPVSVQAMWSALQSLHKACEVARCHNYYPGSLFLTWVSYYHSRITSDQVCINEWNAMQDVQSHRADSPVLFTDVPTERERTERLIKTRLREIMMQKDLENVTSKEIRTELEMQMTCNLREFKEFIDNEMIVILGQMDSPTEIFDHVFLGSEWNASNLEELQNSGVRYILNVTREIDNFFPGMFEYHNIRVYDEEATDLLAYWNDTYKFISKAKKAGAKCLVHCKMGVSRSASTVIAYAMKEYGWDLGRAFDYVKERRAVTKPNPSFMRQLEEYQGILLASKQRHNKLWRSHSDSDLSDLHEPLCKQQHSLGPRDTHNNNNNTPSLEHLLGMAVLQALTGSPGRADPDADPASPTLRDPFLEQHASNGLCELPLSAAGNPPPPSSPLQTSRSLPLPAKPRASTLHQERTDNSPLGPELKLDALPLPMIHVENTRAASPLPERKDSLHLPILVPDLMGNSQVVPEPGSARLQLALGEGAPNSPVSPETPMAVSPLSPLPAAHAAGLQASDDDDDDNNNNAAPPPSASSSLSTDSIDFFSAREKFLELSQDARARALSTAASAAHPEEQAASRTPHSRGPSQELPLPEDPSAIPPAEELPKDPLAPEAGCAVPRSQSENSVSVRDIVTELESITHPPLPPLVAAQRRSTGGGDSGEPSPPLLPPADLAPAAVEPQDCPSPQPAPKWPCGSVRRVTKELEQRLKQELDSPPPRRHSNPEPAPSADPARPGHGTPPSPHASPPPSPRTAAPVTHRPVSPAAWQASLEELEVFTAREEVENRDSTPTPDLCVCPEAGTDSFLPSCPQPPLPFLLLEGATENCSETDAPPAQAPPRLQRSTEELWRIQETLQELRAFLCEAGGRGGGAGAGEGTPGKVRQRTLEIEARIRQAGLTPPSLMKRSASLAKLGCLELSADDLSEWDPHRLCPAGPQQPRDPPEDASKKQRVVPRREPPPPRPSACLREQPSLPTSPLRAPASPERGEGFSLNTGDAPPPAPCLGALAARQQHGRTHPLRRLRKSGDKKRTASSLYNTM from the exons ATGACCCTTGGTGCTCTGCCCGCTGGAGTGAGGTCTGTGGCCGGCTCCGTGTGCGCCTGTTGCGGGGCGAAGATGATGCCCTACTTCTCTGAAAACGCCGTGATTTCGCAAAACAAGATCAACCAGCT CATCAGCGAGAGCTTTCTGACTGTGAAAGGGGCTGCCCTCTTCCTGCCCCGCGGGAATGGCTCCACCTCCCCGTCCCCCACTGCCCCCTCCCGCGTCAGCCAGCGCCGCAACAAGCATGCAG GTGACCTCCAGCAGCACCTGCAGACAATGTTCACCCTGCTGAGGCCTGAGGACAACATCAGACTG gcagtACGGTTGGAGAGTGCCTATCCCCAGTGCACACGGTACATGGTGGTTGTGTCCACGAACGGCCGGCAGGACACTGAGGAGAGCATCGTACTGGGGATGGACTTCGCCCGGGACAG CTCCTGCACCGTGGGGCTGGTCCTGCCCCTGTGGAGTGACACTCTCATCCACCTGGACGGAGACGG GGGCTTCAGCGTGTCAACAGTGAACCGCGTCCATGTGTTCAAGCCAGTGTCCGTGCAGGCCATGTG GTCGGCCCTGCAGTCCCTCCACAAGGCCTGTGAAGTGGCACGCTGCCACAACTACTACCCCGGCAGCCTGTTCCTCACCTGGGTCAGCTACTACCACAGCCGCATCACCTCGGACCAGGTCTGCATCAACGAGTGGAACGCCATGCAGGATGTGCAGTCGCACCGCGCCGACTCCCCCGTGCTCTTCACAGACGT CCCCACGGAGAGAGAGCGCACAGAGAGGCTGATCAAGACACGCCTGCGAGAGATCATGATGCAGAAGGACCTGGAGAACGTCACCTCTAAAGAG ATCCGCACAGAGCTGGAGATGCAGATGACATGTAACCTGCGTGAGTTCAAGGAGTTCATCGACAACGAGATGATAGTCATCCTGGGCCAGATGGACAGTCCCACAGAGATCTTCGACCACGTCTTCCTG GGTTCGGAGTGGAATGCGTCCAATCTGGAGGAACTGCAGAACAGCGG GGTGCGATACATCCTGAACGTTACACGGGAGATCGATAACTTCTTCCCCGGGATGTTCGAGTATCACAACATCCGTGTGTACGACGAGGAGGCCACTGACCTGCTGGCCTACTGGAATGACACGTACAAGTTCATTTCCAAAGCCAa GAAGGCGGGGGCGAAGTGTCTGGTGCATTGCAAGATGGGCGTGAGCCGCTCGGCCTCCACGGTGATCGCCTACGCCATGAAGGAGTACGGCTGGGACCTTGGCCGCGCCTTCGACTACGTCAAGGAGCGCCGCGCTGTCACCAAGCCCAACCCCTCCTTCATGCGCCAGCTGGAAGAGTACCAAGGCATCCTACTGGCCAG caaACAGAGGCACAACAAGCTGTGGCGCTCTCATTCGGACAGTGACCTCTCGGACCTCCACGAGCCCCTGTGCAAGCAGCAGCACAGCCTGGGCCCCAGGGAtacccacaacaacaacaacaacaccccGTCGCTGGAGCACTTACTGGGCATGGCGGTGCTGCAGGCTCTCACGGGCTCCCCTGGCAGGGCGGACCCCGACGCAGACCCTGCTTCGCCCACCCTCCGGGACCCCTTCCTAGAGCAGCACGCCTCCAACGGCCTGTGTGAGCTCCCCCTGTCGGCCGCCGGGAACCCGCCTCCGCCCTCCTCCCCTCTGCAGACTAGCCGCTCGCTGCCGCTGCCTGCCAAGCCTCGGGCCTCCACCCTGCACCAGGAGAGGACAGACAACTCGCCCCTGGGTCCTGAACTGAAGCTGGACGCTCTGCCGCTGCCCATGATCCACGTGGAGAACACACGGGCGGCCAGCCCCCTGCCTGAACGCAAAGACTCTCTGCACCTGCCCATCCTTGTGCCCGACCTGATGGGGAACTCTCAGGTTGTCCCCGAGCCTGGCTCAGCCCGGCTGCAGCTTGCCCTGGGGGAGGGGGCTCCGAACAGTCCAGTGTCTCCCGAGACGCCCATGGCTGTCAGCCCCCTCAGCCCCCTCCCCGCCGCCCACGCCGCAGGACTCCAGGCTAGcgacgacgacgacgatgacaacaacaacaatgccgCCCCGCCCCCCTCCGCCTCCTCCAGCCTCAGCACGGATAGCATTGACTTCTTCAGCGCCCGTGAGAAGTTCCTTGAGCTGTCCCAGGACGCCCGTGCCCGCGCTCTCTCCACTGCCGCCTCAGCCGCCCACCCCGAAGAGCAGGCAGCCAGCCGGACGCCTCACTCCAGGGGTCCTAGCCAGGAGCTGCCTCTCCCTGAGGACCCAAGTGCCATACCCCCTGCAGAGGAACTGCCCAAG GATCCCCTGGCACCAGAGGCAGGCTGTGCCGTGCCGCGCTCGCAGTCTGAGAACAGCGTCTCGGTGCGGGACATCGTGACGGAACTGGAGTCCATCACCCACCCGCCCCTGCCTCCCCTGGTGGCCGCCCAGCGCAGGAGCACCGGGGGTGGGGACTCCGGGGAGCCCAGCCCCCCGCTCCTCCCGCCCGCAGACCTGGCCCCTGCTGCGGTGGAGCCCCAGGACTGCCCCAGCCCCCAGCCTGCCCCCAAGTGGCCATGCGGGTCAGTGCGGCGAGTGACCAAGGAGCTGGAACAGCGGCTGAAACAGGAGCTGGACTCCCCCCCGCCGCGACGGCACTCGAATCCCGAGCCCGCCCCCTCTGCCGACCCCGCCCGGCCCGGCCACGGCACGCCACCCTCGCCCCACGCCAGCCCCCCGCCCTCACCCAGGACAGCAGCCCCTGTCACACACAGGCCCGTCAGCCCAGCCGCCTGGCAAGCCTCCCTGGAAGAGCTGGAGGTGTTCACTGCGCGGGAGGAGGTGGAGAACAGAGACTCGACCCCCACGCCCgatctgtgtgtgtgcccaGAGGCTGGCACGGACTCCTTCCTGCCTTCCTGCCCCCAACCGCCCCTGCCCTTCCTGCTGCTGGAGGGGGCGACTGAGAACTGCAGTGAAACGGACGCCCCACCAGCACAGGCCCCTCCCCGGCTCCAGCGCAGCACCGAGGAGCTGTGGAGGATCCAGGAGACGCTGCAGGAGCTGCGGGCCTTCCTGTGCGAggcggggggccgggggggcgGGGCCGGGGCTGGGGAGGGCACCCCAGGGAAGGTGAGGCAGCGTACCCTGGAGATTGAGGCCCGGATCAGGCAGGCCGGCCTCACGCCCCCCTCCCTCATGAAACGCTCCGCCTCCCTGGCCAAGCTGGGCTGCCTGGAGCTCTCCGCCGATGACCTGTCAGAGTGGGACCCCCACAGACTGTGCCCCGCCGGCCCCCAGCAGCCCAGGGACCCCCCCGAGGACGCCTCCAAGAAGCAGCGCGTGGTGCCCCGGCGCGAgcccccgcccccccgccccAGCGCCTGTCTCAGGGAGCAGCCCAGCCTGCCCACCTCTCCGCTCCGCGCCCCGGCCTCCCCAGAGAGGGGCGAGGGGTTTTCTCTCAACACTGGAGACGCCCCGCCCCCGGCCCCGTGTCTCGGCGCCCTTGCGGCCAGGCAGCAGCACGGCAGGACGCACCCCCTGCGGAGGCTGAGGAAGAGCGGCGACAAGAAACGGACTGCCAGCTCTCTGTACAACACCATGTGA
- the ssh2a gene encoding protein phosphatase Slingshot homolog 2 isoform X3 codes for MALVTVQRSPTPSNTSSPCVSEADSGEEERRSQPRSISESFLTVKGAALFLPRGNGSTSPSPTAPSRVSQRRNKHAGDLQQHLQTMFTLLRPEDNIRLAVRLESAYPQCTRYMVVVSTNGRQDTEESIVLGMDFARDSSSCTVGLVLPLWSDTLIHLDGDGGFSVSTVNRVHVFKPVSVQAMWSALQSLHKACEVARCHNYYPGSLFLTWVSYYHSRITSDQVCINEWNAMQDVQSHRADSPVLFTDVPTERERTERLIKTRLREIMMQKDLENVTSKEIRTELEMQMTCNLREFKEFIDNEMIVILGQMDSPTEIFDHVFLGSEWNASNLEELQNSGVRYILNVTREIDNFFPGMFEYHNIRVYDEEATDLLAYWNDTYKFISKAKKAGAKCLVHCKMGVSRSASTVIAYAMKEYGWDLGRAFDYVKERRAVTKPNPSFMRQLEEYQGILLASKQRHNKLWRSHSDSDLSDLHEPLCKQQHSLGPRDTHNNNNNTPSLEHLLGMAVLQALTGSPGRADPDADPASPTLRDPFLEQHASNGLCELPLSAAGNPPPPSSPLQTSRSLPLPAKPRASTLHQERTDNSPLGPELKLDALPLPMIHVENTRAASPLPERKDSLHLPILVPDLMGNSQVVPEPGSARLQLALGEGAPNSPVSPETPMAVSPLSPLPAAHAAGLQASDDDDDDNNNNAAPPPSASSSLSTDSIDFFSAREKFLELSQDARARALSTAASAAHPEEQAASRTPHSRGPSQELPLPEDPSAIPPAEELPKDPLAPEAGCAVPRSQSENSVSVRDIVTELESITHPPLPPLVAAQRRSTGGGDSGEPSPPLLPPADLAPAAVEPQDCPSPQPAPKWPCGSVRRVTKELEQRLKQELDSPPPRRHSNPEPAPSADPARPGHGTPPSPHASPPPSPRTAAPVTHRPVSPAAWQASLEELEVFTAREEVENRDSTPTPDLCVCPEAGTDSFLPSCPQPPLPFLLLEGATENCSETDAPPAQAPPRLQRSTEELWRIQETLQELRAFLCEAGGRGGGAGAGEGTPGKVRQRTLEIEARIRQAGLTPPSLMKRSASLAKLGCLELSADDLSEWDPHRLCPAGPQQPRDPPEDASKKQRVVPRREPPPPRPSACLREQPSLPTSPLRAPASPERGEGFSLNTGDAPPPAPCLGALAARQQHGRTHPLRRLRKSGDKKRTASSLYNTM; via the exons CATCAGCGAGAGCTTTCTGACTGTGAAAGGGGCTGCCCTCTTCCTGCCCCGCGGGAATGGCTCCACCTCCCCGTCCCCCACTGCCCCCTCCCGCGTCAGCCAGCGCCGCAACAAGCATGCAG GTGACCTCCAGCAGCACCTGCAGACAATGTTCACCCTGCTGAGGCCTGAGGACAACATCAGACTG gcagtACGGTTGGAGAGTGCCTATCCCCAGTGCACACGGTACATGGTGGTTGTGTCCACGAACGGCCGGCAGGACACTGAGGAGAGCATCGTACTGGGGATGGACTTCGCCCGGGACAG CAGCTCCTGCACCGTGGGGCTGGTCCTGCCCCTGTGGAGTGACACTCTCATCCACCTGGACGGAGACGG GGGCTTCAGCGTGTCAACAGTGAACCGCGTCCATGTGTTCAAGCCAGTGTCCGTGCAGGCCATGTG GTCGGCCCTGCAGTCCCTCCACAAGGCCTGTGAAGTGGCACGCTGCCACAACTACTACCCCGGCAGCCTGTTCCTCACCTGGGTCAGCTACTACCACAGCCGCATCACCTCGGACCAGGTCTGCATCAACGAGTGGAACGCCATGCAGGATGTGCAGTCGCACCGCGCCGACTCCCCCGTGCTCTTCACAGACGT CCCCACGGAGAGAGAGCGCACAGAGAGGCTGATCAAGACACGCCTGCGAGAGATCATGATGCAGAAGGACCTGGAGAACGTCACCTCTAAAGAG ATCCGCACAGAGCTGGAGATGCAGATGACATGTAACCTGCGTGAGTTCAAGGAGTTCATCGACAACGAGATGATAGTCATCCTGGGCCAGATGGACAGTCCCACAGAGATCTTCGACCACGTCTTCCTG GGTTCGGAGTGGAATGCGTCCAATCTGGAGGAACTGCAGAACAGCGG GGTGCGATACATCCTGAACGTTACACGGGAGATCGATAACTTCTTCCCCGGGATGTTCGAGTATCACAACATCCGTGTGTACGACGAGGAGGCCACTGACCTGCTGGCCTACTGGAATGACACGTACAAGTTCATTTCCAAAGCCAa GAAGGCGGGGGCGAAGTGTCTGGTGCATTGCAAGATGGGCGTGAGCCGCTCGGCCTCCACGGTGATCGCCTACGCCATGAAGGAGTACGGCTGGGACCTTGGCCGCGCCTTCGACTACGTCAAGGAGCGCCGCGCTGTCACCAAGCCCAACCCCTCCTTCATGCGCCAGCTGGAAGAGTACCAAGGCATCCTACTGGCCAG caaACAGAGGCACAACAAGCTGTGGCGCTCTCATTCGGACAGTGACCTCTCGGACCTCCACGAGCCCCTGTGCAAGCAGCAGCACAGCCTGGGCCCCAGGGAtacccacaacaacaacaacaacaccccGTCGCTGGAGCACTTACTGGGCATGGCGGTGCTGCAGGCTCTCACGGGCTCCCCTGGCAGGGCGGACCCCGACGCAGACCCTGCTTCGCCCACCCTCCGGGACCCCTTCCTAGAGCAGCACGCCTCCAACGGCCTGTGTGAGCTCCCCCTGTCGGCCGCCGGGAACCCGCCTCCGCCCTCCTCCCCTCTGCAGACTAGCCGCTCGCTGCCGCTGCCTGCCAAGCCTCGGGCCTCCACCCTGCACCAGGAGAGGACAGACAACTCGCCCCTGGGTCCTGAACTGAAGCTGGACGCTCTGCCGCTGCCCATGATCCACGTGGAGAACACACGGGCGGCCAGCCCCCTGCCTGAACGCAAAGACTCTCTGCACCTGCCCATCCTTGTGCCCGACCTGATGGGGAACTCTCAGGTTGTCCCCGAGCCTGGCTCAGCCCGGCTGCAGCTTGCCCTGGGGGAGGGGGCTCCGAACAGTCCAGTGTCTCCCGAGACGCCCATGGCTGTCAGCCCCCTCAGCCCCCTCCCCGCCGCCCACGCCGCAGGACTCCAGGCTAGcgacgacgacgacgatgacaacaacaacaatgccgCCCCGCCCCCCTCCGCCTCCTCCAGCCTCAGCACGGATAGCATTGACTTCTTCAGCGCCCGTGAGAAGTTCCTTGAGCTGTCCCAGGACGCCCGTGCCCGCGCTCTCTCCACTGCCGCCTCAGCCGCCCACCCCGAAGAGCAGGCAGCCAGCCGGACGCCTCACTCCAGGGGTCCTAGCCAGGAGCTGCCTCTCCCTGAGGACCCAAGTGCCATACCCCCTGCAGAGGAACTGCCCAAG GATCCCCTGGCACCAGAGGCAGGCTGTGCCGTGCCGCGCTCGCAGTCTGAGAACAGCGTCTCGGTGCGGGACATCGTGACGGAACTGGAGTCCATCACCCACCCGCCCCTGCCTCCCCTGGTGGCCGCCCAGCGCAGGAGCACCGGGGGTGGGGACTCCGGGGAGCCCAGCCCCCCGCTCCTCCCGCCCGCAGACCTGGCCCCTGCTGCGGTGGAGCCCCAGGACTGCCCCAGCCCCCAGCCTGCCCCCAAGTGGCCATGCGGGTCAGTGCGGCGAGTGACCAAGGAGCTGGAACAGCGGCTGAAACAGGAGCTGGACTCCCCCCCGCCGCGACGGCACTCGAATCCCGAGCCCGCCCCCTCTGCCGACCCCGCCCGGCCCGGCCACGGCACGCCACCCTCGCCCCACGCCAGCCCCCCGCCCTCACCCAGGACAGCAGCCCCTGTCACACACAGGCCCGTCAGCCCAGCCGCCTGGCAAGCCTCCCTGGAAGAGCTGGAGGTGTTCACTGCGCGGGAGGAGGTGGAGAACAGAGACTCGACCCCCACGCCCgatctgtgtgtgtgcccaGAGGCTGGCACGGACTCCTTCCTGCCTTCCTGCCCCCAACCGCCCCTGCCCTTCCTGCTGCTGGAGGGGGCGACTGAGAACTGCAGTGAAACGGACGCCCCACCAGCACAGGCCCCTCCCCGGCTCCAGCGCAGCACCGAGGAGCTGTGGAGGATCCAGGAGACGCTGCAGGAGCTGCGGGCCTTCCTGTGCGAggcggggggccgggggggcgGGGCCGGGGCTGGGGAGGGCACCCCAGGGAAGGTGAGGCAGCGTACCCTGGAGATTGAGGCCCGGATCAGGCAGGCCGGCCTCACGCCCCCCTCCCTCATGAAACGCTCCGCCTCCCTGGCCAAGCTGGGCTGCCTGGAGCTCTCCGCCGATGACCTGTCAGAGTGGGACCCCCACAGACTGTGCCCCGCCGGCCCCCAGCAGCCCAGGGACCCCCCCGAGGACGCCTCCAAGAAGCAGCGCGTGGTGCCCCGGCGCGAgcccccgcccccccgccccAGCGCCTGTCTCAGGGAGCAGCCCAGCCTGCCCACCTCTCCGCTCCGCGCCCCGGCCTCCCCAGAGAGGGGCGAGGGGTTTTCTCTCAACACTGGAGACGCCCCGCCCCCGGCCCCGTGTCTCGGCGCCCTTGCGGCCAGGCAGCAGCACGGCAGGACGCACCCCCTGCGGAGGCTGAGGAAGAGCGGCGACAAGAAACGGACTGCCAGCTCTCTGTACAACACCATGTGA